A section of the Deltaproteobacteria bacterium genome encodes:
- the nusG gene encoding transcription termination/antitermination protein NusG, with translation MSTEVKSEVTNPSFKWYVVHTYSGYENRAKKSLEERIRQFNLTDKFGEVLIPTENVVELVKGGQKRTTKRKFFPGYMLVQMELNEDTWHLVKSTPKITGFVGGATQPPAVPESEVRRLTRQIDEGTLKPKPRVKFEDGENVRVIDGPFQNFNGVVDAVNAEKSKVRVLVSIFGRATPVELEFVQVEKA, from the coding sequence ATGTCAACCGAAGTTAAATCTGAGGTGACAAATCCGAGTTTTAAATGGTATGTAGTCCATACTTATTCAGGCTACGAAAACCGTGCGAAAAAGAGCCTTGAGGAGCGTATCCGTCAGTTTAATCTGACTGATAAATTCGGTGAAGTACTTATACCCACCGAAAATGTTGTTGAACTAGTAAAAGGTGGGCAAAAGAGAACTACGAAGCGCAAATTTTTTCCTGGCTATATGCTAGTACAGATGGAGCTTAATGAAGATACCTGGCATCTTGTTAAGTCGACTCCCAAAATTACAGGATTTGTTGGTGGCGCTACACAACCACCAGCAGTGCCAGAGAGTGAAGTAAGAAGATTAACGCGACAAATTGACGAGGGAACGCTCAAGCCTAAACCCAGAGTTAAGTTTGAAGATGGTGAAAATGTGCGTGTGATTGACGGTCCGTTTCAAAATTTCAATGGCGTTGTTGACGCAGTTAATGCTGAGAAATCAAAAGTGCGGGTTCTGGTATCGATTTTTGGGCGTGCGACACCAGTTGAGCTTGAGTTTGTTCAGGTGGAGAAGGCTTAA